The genomic window GTGATTTGTGCGTAGGAACCGCCGGTGCCGCATGTACACAAGCTTGTTGGAACCTGGGAGATACCTATAGTACGTTCCATTCAAGCAGATCACACATCCtgttttacctttaatttgacctgaaattgaaaacattgctggataatcgttaatggtcacgaagatgatggccttcactgtgaagtattcccttaagtactcgtcccacactttcaatctctctttccataaatcagccatatcttccaacaatggttcaagaaatacGTCAATATCAATACCAGGCTGACGGGGTCCCTGTATGAGGATACAGAGTAGTACGTATTTTCGCTTTTGACAAAGCCAGGTAGGAAGATTATACATGGTGAGAAGCACTGGCCAAGTACTATGTGAGCTGCTCAcgtctccaaaaggattaactCCATCAGTACTCAGGGCAAATCTAATGTTCCATGGGTCTTTAGCAAACTCTCTATACTGAGCATCAAAATTTATCCACTGACGAGCATCTGCCGGGtgtcgaatcatcccatccttcttGCGCCCTTCTTCATGCCAGCGCATTAGTTCTGCATCTCGCGGGTTTGAGTATATCCGTTTAATGCGGTCTTTGACaggaaggtaccacatcacaagTTGCGGGATTTTTCTCTGTCATCCCTCAGTTGCTTCAGAGGGTTCTAGGCCAGTATTGTTATTCGACTTGTACCGGCTTGCACTGCATGTTGGACATTCATCTAAAGAAGCGTACTCTTTCCTGTACAGTATGTAGTGATTTACGCacgcatgaatcttttccacaccaagtgaaagggggcatatgagtttctttgcttgataTGTGCTCGATGGTAGTGAGTTAGGCCTCGGGAGCATTTTCTGCAGAAGTTCTAACAGACTGTCGAAACTGGtatcagaccatccatgtctcgcttttaacctcataagttcaagaactgaccggagtgttgtgaactcactgtcacaacccttcgactcatcgtacaaaacttcCTTTGCTGCCTTTtgtaaagcttcaaagttatttaaCCCTTTAGCCGACCCCATCAGCACCTCGGGTTTTGCATGACGTAACATTTCCTCTAGGTCGATTTTGTCCTCAACAGAACCATCGTCatgcaccatgtcttcaacttgtgtcagaactacattttcaggcccgtccacttgttcttcgccatgaagtgtccatatttcgtacttgtccataaatccacgagttactAAGTGTTCCTTCACTTTAAAAGCATCGTCAAAGTCCTAggctatttcattcttacagtcagcacatggacaaattatcttcctcatattGTTCTTCTCAGCGTGTGCCTTGGtaataccaataaatttagacacttcgtttctatatggagacaaaaacctcggccaatgatacatccattcccgactttccatatctctaaaaaaatatacgtaaaatatttgcacaattaataccaaatttgtagggtttattgaaaaaacttatcgctattcaaaactaattaactaaaggttaagtgtaaattaataaaaaatcaaagtttatttcaattttttttacacagacatgacaaattagtacattaggaaaatctaacaaaatcatatcattggcatattacaaaatactataactattttttgattgcaccgaataaatagacattaaaaattttattctctctatatatgacaAGATCTAAATCTAGATCTAGAACAAGGAGGTAGATGtgatagcaaaaataaaaaaaattgagaatttatgttaccacattaaaccactacaacaagaggcatcatgtattacacatacatctaacatcaacatatcaaaagaaataaaattaaaaaacatggaactcttccttcacaattttgcatgcataaatccatcacaaattaaggtctaaaagcttaaaaaattgcatacctagtgtggaaatgagtagatctaagTATCGTAGAAAAATCCTCCGAaaatttgaagttcaaaacctccctcctatatttaagtcactttaggagagagaaacttcgGGGAGAATGAAcagagctcgaggaggaagaagactatataGGGGCATCTTTTCAGGCGGGCCAtataagcggcgcctgcgaagattgatcttcgcaggcggaccatataagcgtcgcgtgcgaagatcgatcttcgcaggcgcacGACGTCTGCCGcttgcgaagatcgatcttcgcaggcgacgcttatatggtccgcctgcaaagatcaatCTTCGCAAGCGGACCACCCCCTCCACCCCGGGTATTTTTTTTGCCGGCGGGGTTTTGGCTCCGAATTAcatgcccgcctgcgaaaattgatCCCCTACGACGCCGAAAAtaagttttctagtagtggcaAGTACTATGGGCATCCAAGCACAAATCCCAAGATGCCACATAGGACTAaatagtgaggtggaggagagaagaaggatgagagagaaatagtcaCCTCTCATGAAAGATATTGGGGATTGTGTGGTAGAGGTGACCTATTATACATATCACCTCTCAATTTAATTATGTATGTTATGCATGAAATTAGATGTAATAGTCACatctactataaaacttgccctaagGAAGAAGAGACCTCACTGCCTCTTCCTATCTCTTCCAATCGTCACTGCTTAATCCTCCCCATCCCGACCGTGATGCTACCAAATCGCCCCTTCCTATTCTACTGATGAAAGTGCGTATCTTGCATTGAATTCCATATCTATCACGATAGATTAAATAGTGCTAATTAAGTTGTTGATTACATACTGTCCATAACTCCATATCAATACTTGAAAGTAAAATTACATTTTGACATAGTTTTTACAAACCTAATCTCCACCCCTGACTCGCTCGAGATACACACATCGGGCGCGACTTGTGGTCACGACGTACGGCTGATCGCCGTTAGGGTAATCGAACGCCAGCGGTCAGGATGGTAACTTAGCGAGCCACCACAGCTCTCTGAACTTGCATGCCCCTCGTCCTTGACACTCTGCTCCGCTGGCTGCAACAGCTACCGTCCTCTGTTCCAGGTGGTGAAGCGCAGGACGATCCAGTCGAGGACGGactccggcacggcggcggtgatgcACCACATCAGCTGGTGCAGGAGTCCACCCGGCGTGCAGAGCGGCCCGCCGCGTCCgatccacgccaccgccgcgtgcGCGTAGGTGTCCGTGCTCACCTTCAACGGCGACACGCTAagccccacctcctcctccaacttcGCCAACATCGTCGTCTCCACGAAGAACGGCGTCTACAATTAAAGCACATCGCATACACGTCGCCGCGAGCAGGCCGTaacatttgttttttctctcttcagATTTCATCAGAATCTGTGTGTACAATGATCACTAAACTCAAACTTAATTGGTTACCTGGCATTGCACATGGATCCCTTTGTTCGCATACTCGACGTGAAGGCTCCGGGAGAACTGAGCCACGTACCTGCATCTCACGCACATGTATATATAACATGAATTGTACATGTTGTAATATGTCATTTTGTGTTTGGTGAATGTACGACATGTATTTACCGTTTGGTGGAGGCGTACATGGTGTAGAGGGGGAAGGACGGGATGGCCTCCGACGCCGCGGAGCCGAGgttgacgacggcgccgcccctGCCCCGCTCCACCATCCCGggcagcaccgccgccgtcacctctGTCACCGCCGACACGTTCACCCGCGCCATCCTCACCCACGCCTCCACGTCCGCCTCGTGGAGGTACACCGCGCCGGGCCTCCCCTCGCCGGCGTTGTTCACCACCACCCCGACGTCCAGCCCCGCCACGGcctcccgcagccgccgcagcggctGGTCGCCGTCCGGGGTCGAGGCGAGGGACAGGTCGAACACCACGGCCTTGGTCTGCACCCGGCCGTGGCGGGAGCGGATCGTGCCGGAGATCTCCCGGAGCCTGGCGGGGTCACGGCCGACGAGCACGAGGTTGAGGCCGCGGCGCGCGAGCTCCAGCGCCATGGCGCGGCCGATGCCGGACGTCGGCCCGGTGATGACGGCCCACGCGCCGTACCGGCGGAGGTCCTTGGGCCCGCCGAGGCAGAGCGCGACGTAGGCGAGGAGGCGCAGCGTGACGCCGGCGACGTaggcggcgccgaggaaggCCAGCGACTGGAaccaccacgccggcgccggcgctgggtCGTCTTGCCGGAACATGCCGTAGAAATGGCTAGCCATCATTTGATCCGGCCGCAATGCACAGCTCTCTTCGGCGTCATTTGCACATAGTTGTGCGCGCGTATCTGTGGGTAGAGCTAGGTTTTGTTCGTTAATGTGTAAATGTGTTGACGTGGACGTATATGGGCGATATATGTGTAAATGTGTTGATTTGGAATGGTTACCCGCCAACTAATTAGTTCCAAGTTGCAACAATAATGTGGCAACAACTAGCTAGCAGTCGCGGAGGGCTCAAAAACTAAGTTGTTAGCAAGAACAAAGGCTTTGATCACAGAAAAGTATAGTTTTAAAGTTTCATTTATTAGATTCATATTCAAAACTACTTCCTTATGAATATGCTTTTATATTCggaattgcttaaaaaaatttcgCAAGTTTTTTCTCTAAAAGTTTTAGATTTTCTCAAAACTACTTCCTTATGAATATGCTTTACTTTTCAGcgatgttttctattttaccatAGTTTTAGTTCATCTTTGTTGATTTGCAccgtaaatcgtccgccgccactgcgagagtgcgacacctctatgtaggtttgtcctgaaaaccttccgttttacCCACGAGACGGATAGTTATCCTcttatcgatctaaatcggcctagaggctgattttgatctctaaatcggctccgctagccggtttagttgtttttttttacaaaacccatcttgatttggccttttggctagatcgaggtggttgacGACTctatatcaccgcaaggcgtttaggtgctgTGATCGTGTTTGTCGACTTATCataaaaagttgccaacaataCTAACCATAAAATAGATTTCGGTTCTTCAAAGTATCAAACCATTAACCAAGCTGAAAGCTAGTTAATTAATCGGTACGTTAGTTTGACAACGATGGCTAAAACCACCTATAGGCCATATACTAATGAGATATAATAAAAGTACTGAGCAAATTAATGCACAATAGAGAGTTATCAATTTTCGCGTGCAGATATGTTAAGGGGGTCCATCAGTTAAAATGCATTTTCGCATGCTGTTTTTAACTGCAATTGAAAAGGTGATTATTGCAGGCAAGACTAAGTTACCATCCGTCTGAAACCTATAGGCGCTCTTGTACAGAAAAATCCATTCTATAGTAGTATAGCTCTCGGCCCAAACGGTTCACGGCGGCAGACTGGTGTTGGTGTGATCCTACGCAGACGTCGTCCACTAAATCATGATCCACTTTTGCCAACATTTCCACTTAAACCGGTGTACTCattactttgtactattattttaaaataatacactattttaaaataaagtttacacaattatattgtacacctatcaaataaacaatttaagatcTATATTCGTGCACTTAAAccgatggacccattatttaaaacatcgtatctattttttattacattggACTCTTATCCTCAAATAATAcactgtttcaaaataaagtctacaccattatattgtgtacctattaaattagcaatttaaaatctatattaactaatttacacttaTACTAGAACCGATGGACTCATCatttaaatcatcggatctattatttgcaaataaataaaGCGTCCGAAGTTCTCTTTTTGGCCCGCTGCACAATGCACGTCTGCACCTTTGCCTTTCGCACATGTGACAAGCGTTGTGTCTGAGGCATCTAAGGTGATCACGACCGCTGCAACACTATTGCTttgccacatatcaaatcatatatggagatcattaattttgttaataacataaaaagaaaattaaaggtgtgatgcaacgagagaagaattaagcaccgtgggttgtgtttttttttccaacacttAGCTCTGTTTAAGCTAAAAACGAGAGTTGGTTAtagaataattataatgtattgtgttatgtcgtatttggattttgtattATTTGTTCGTATAGGTGAAAGAAATtattatgttataaatgtgagcaTAATATTAACGAataacaatagaactcttactaAGACAAGGGTGTTATAAGGGAGTTTAAGATTCTCTTTTTTCCTGATTCCATAGTTTGGATTTTCGTTTGCACACTTTCCAAGTTTAtaaatggtgtttttttaaaCGATAATTTAACTTTTTAGAAGCcaattcattcgtttataccctcaaatagctacCACGCAAAtcagataattcatcaatttcagctgTCCTAAAACCTAAgtagcactttttttttcatgcgagtcatggtgatCAGTAAATTGGGGATCAACCGATAATCAAGTCGTAAGATGAATATGTAAGAGCTACTATGAACAATtgtaaataggtgtcaaaattaattaCTATTAATTAGACACATAGTTAATTATTTATATAAACATGGACGAAGCTGGACAAATATTACCATATgccccatacatatatattacatggttaatattctaattacatgtgttaagtcctttaaattttcttaaaatgctctcaagctaccacatggtgctctaataaattagagaaagtaTTATaaattctaaagaaaaaaaaagcaaagtatctattatttaattttcacttaaatcggtacGTTCAATATTATAAActattagattaaattgatcttgaaacaaactaaatactacgaggTCCTACCTCTCCTCCCGCGGCATAGGTACGCACCTACATACGTGGGGTACGTGCGCTTTCCctcccttttttcatttttccctttcttctttttttctatgcatacgcttccctccctttctaactatatcatgcgccttcataagacgatttaatcacaagaattttgagttaaacatgattcaaaagtcacaatagttttttatttactcgaaaaaaaaatatgattcaaAAGTCGTAAGTACTTAATGTATCTCCTACTCAAAATTTTGTGAATGGTTTTCTAAGATATCTTAAAcaaaatagaacccttaaattattatgAAATAACATTATTCAAACTTTAATTTGCCCTTAATCTatgagatgaaaattttgaacaaacaaTAATCTTAGCTTGCAATAATGTAAGTGCCCGCGTATGCGCGCGGGCCACCTTCCAAGCGTGAATAAAATGGGCAACAAACAATATATCGGCAAGTGTACTTTTCGAAGACACATTTATTTGTTGGCAATTCTTTAGCATCGCATAATCTGTCGATAGAACTTGTCACTCTGATCCGCTGAAACGACGCTTTCTGTTCCAGGTGGTTAAGTGCAGGAGGATCCAGTCGTGGACGGAGTCcggaacggcggcggccatgcgcCGCAGCAGCTGGTGCCGGACGCCCGGCGTGcagagcgcgccgccgcggccgatccacgccaccgccgcgcgcgcgtaCGCGTCCGGGGTCACCGTGAACAGCgacacgccgcccgccgcctcctcgaacCTGAACATCAGCCTCGTGTCCACGAAGAACGgcgcctgcatgcatgcacataatTAGGAGCCATACACACTCCTATTTGATTCCCTATTTGCACGCACATACTTTCCAGATTTTATCAGAATCTGTCAATGAGTAAATGATTCAACTGAAAGTTACGAATTATATTTCTGATGAATTAAGTTACCTGGCATTGCACATGGATCCCTTTACTTGCATACTCGACGTGAAGGCTCCGGGAGAACTGAGCCACGTACCTGCTAGAAACGAACCAGCCGGTCACCACTAGTACAGAAAACCATATATGTAACGGTTGGGAAGACCTAATAGGTAATGGTTTCGATGCCGGCACCTATTAGTCAACACTAATGACCAAAGTCGGTGGtatcggtttccaaaccggcgCCTATGTGATATTGTAGGTGCCGGTTTCGAtaaagaaccggcacctataatagaGAAAGTGCTGCCCTCGCAAGCATATAGGTGCCGTTTCTTTAccaaaaccaacacctataatacttcataggtgccggttttgtgTTTATAGCCGACACCTTAATTTAcgaaggtgtcggtttttacattataaccggcacctataatactGTAAAAAAAAGCCGGTCTACAGAACATCTATACGATCTTATAGATATCGGTTCGATGTCTATATGGtcttataggtgtcggttcttgtAGAGGTTGGCGGGAAATACGgtataggtgccgatttttaCCTATATGGCCGATCCTTATGaacatttttgtagtagtgcatTCTCATGCATATGTATGACATTGTGTGTACTGATGTAAATATGGTGTCGTAAGTTGTAACATGTCACTTTGTTTACTGCTCACTTTGTTCTAAAATTACTTAACATAGTactaataaaacaataaatttgtataatataaaatttgttatatctCGTACTAAGTTGTTTATTTTAGAAGCAAACGATTATGTTGTCGTGGGTACGTACCGTTTGGTGGAGGAGTACATGGTGTATAGGGGTAAGGACGGGATGGACTCTGACGCCGCTGAGCCGATGTTGACGACAGCGCCTCCCCTGCCCCGCGCCACCATCCCCGGCAACACCGCTGCCGTCACCTCTGTCACTGCTGACACATTCACCCGCACCATCCTCGCCCACGCCTCCACGTCCGCCTCGTGCAGGTACACCGCGCCGGGCTCCGCCACGCCTGCATTGTTCACCACGATCAACTCCGACAGAGACGCGATCGTGTCGGAGATCTGCCGGAGGATGGCCGGGTCACGGCCGACGAGCACGAGATTGAGGCCGTGACGCGCGAGCTCCAGTGCCATGGCACGGCCGATACCGGACGTTGGCCCGGTGACGACGGCCCACTCGCCgtaccggcggcggaggtcgccCTTGGGCATGCGGGGGAGGCAGAGCCAGAGGTAGGCCAGGAGACGGAGCGCGACGAAGCCGACGTAGGCGGCTCCGACGAAGGCCCGCAAGATGAACCACCACGGCGTCGCGATGTCTTGCCGGATCAACAAGACGTGACTAGCCATGATGATTCCGGGCTCTTCTTCGCCACTGTACAGGGCGCCGCGTTTGCACGATATAAATATGTGTGTAACAGTAAATGGCGCAGCACTGTGGAGAGCGACTTGGAACGGTTACTCGCCGAGTTGCTAACCAACAAAAACTGGCGGGATGCAAATTAAAGCATGGGAGAATCTATAATGCACAGGAAGTAATAATTTCGCGGCGTGATTAGGCACCAAGGAAGCTGCTGTAGCTCGTTAATGTGACAGTGAAATTAATTAGATTAAACGTGCTGCTCTGCGGTGTTTGGCCGGAACGGCGCATGACGCGGACCACCGAAACTTGGGGATGCAGTCGGCACTCGCACTGGTGCACTGTCACACAACACGTGATGGAATAAACAGGGCCAACAACTTACCTCACTAGTACAGATCTACACATTATTCCTGATGAACTATCCATGTCGGATTAATGACTACAGCAG from Oryza glaberrima chromosome 6, OglaRS2, whole genome shotgun sequence includes these protein-coding regions:
- the LOC127775728 gene encoding very-long-chain 3-oxoacyl-CoA reductase 1-like; its protein translation is MMASHFYGMFRQDDPAPAPAWWFQSLAFLGAAYVAGVTLRLLAYVALCLGGPKDLRRYGAWAVITGPTSGIGRAMALELARRGLNLVLVGRDPARLREISGTIRSRHGRVQTKAVVFDLSLASTPDGDQPLRRLREAVAGLDVGVVVNNAGEGRPGAVYLHEADVEAWVRMARVNVSAVTEVTAAVLPGMVERGRGGAVVNLGSAASEAIPSFPLYTMYASTKRYVAQFSRSLHVEYANKGIHVQCQTPFFVETTMLAKLEEEVGLSVSPLKVSTDTYAHAAVAWIGRGGPLCTPGGLLHQLMWCITAAVPESVLDWIVLRFTTWNRGR
- the LOC127775727 gene encoding very-long-chain 3-oxoacyl-CoA reductase 1-like isoform X3 gives rise to the protein MASHVLLIRQDIATPWWFILRAFVGAAYVGFVALRLLAYLWLCLPRMPKGDLRRRYGEWAVVTGPTSGIGRAMALELARHGLNLVLVGRDPAILRQISDTIASLSELIVVNNAGVAEPGAVYLHEADVEAWARMVRVNVSAVTEVTAAVLPGMVARGRGGAVVNIGSAASESIPSLPLYTMYSSTKRYVAQFSRSLHVEYASKGIHVQCQAPFFVDTRLMFRFEEAAGGVSLFTVTPDAYARAAVAWIGRGGALCTPGVRHQLLRRMAAAVPDSVHDWILLHLTTWNRKRRFSGSE